In Phoenix dactylifera cultivar Barhee BC4 unplaced genomic scaffold, palm_55x_up_171113_PBpolish2nd_filt_p 000331F, whole genome shotgun sequence, the following are encoded in one genomic region:
- the LOC103713828 gene encoding F-box/WD-40 repeat-containing protein At5g21040, giving the protein MALECQEVGEASPKNSFSNPWGKEITRPSTRDYFPSASSNPNSNKKSPNKSVIPKLVCGLPSKKAETKSGSKGTDHASPNGDHRSFTDLPSALVSEILRRLDAKELGIVSCVSPLLHSLASDHQGWRDFYCNRWGPPLDLNAPPVSGSPNQKSWKELFVEREFRSKSFMGRFSIDALHGHTEAVRAVFLLRSAKLIFTGGYDSVIRMWDMEEGFSIAVSRPLGCTIRAIAADSGLLVAGGTDAFLQCWRAIEGNPHLFNITGSTMNQNYDFRLWGHEGPVTCLALDSARIYSGSWDMSVRVWDRARLKCLRTLRHGDWVWALAPRGGTIASTAGKDVYVWDIEHGDPITVISNAHVGNAHCLARSHLGDLLFTGGEDGVVHMFEITENCDDEDIGPAATWIPHTGPVHSLAFEFPWLVSSSSDGRLALIDVRKLLKSSQCSLSRQCVRVKQSAPDVVEPPQRMLHGFGCNLFSVDIGADRIVCGGEEGVVRVWNFSQALEIERRVQALRSIRQENRMRRRKAQIEMNGNTGRTDQCSVAAKRNQLNGDRNGIWHSKRGVSGKLKA; this is encoded by the coding sequence ATGGCCCTGGAATGCCAGGAGGTTGGAGAGGCATCACCAAAGAATTCTTTCAGTAATCCGTGGGGCAAAGAAATCACTCGACCCAGCACCAGAGACTATTTTCCTTCCGCCAGTTCAAACCCCAATTCCAATAAGAAATCCCCGAACAAATCTGTCATACCAAAACTTGTTTGTGGTTTACCTTCGAAGAAAGCTGAAACGAAGTCTGGAAGCAAAGGAACTGATCATGCGAGTCCTAATGGAGACCATCGGTCTTTCACCGATCTTCCTTCTGCTTTGGTGTCCGAGATCCTCCGGCGTCTTGATGCCAAAGAGCTTGGAATTGTCTCCTGTGTCTCTCCCCTTCTCCACAGCTTAGCATCGGATCATCAGGGCTGGAGGGATTTCTATTGCAACAGGTGGGGCCCACCTCTGGATTTGAATGCTCCTCCAGTGTCAGGCTCTCCGAACCAGAAATCTTGGAAAGAGCTCTTTGTAGAGAGGGAGTTCAGGAGCAAGTCGTTCATGGGGCGTTTCAGCATTGATGCGCTCCATGGTCACACAGAGGCTGTTCGTGCTGTATTTCTTCTGCGGTCGGCAAAGCTCATATTCACTGGAGGGTATGACTCTGTGATTCGTATGTGGGACATGGAAGAAGGCTTCTCCATTGCAGTGTCTCGTCCCCTTGGTTGTACCATCCGAGCTATTGCAGCTGATTCTGGGCTTTTGGTAGCTGGGGGAACAGATGCTTTTCTCCAGTGCTGGAGGGCAATTGAAGGGAATCCCCATCTGTTTAACATCACAGGTTCCACCATGAACCAGAATTATGACTTCCGTCTTTGGGGGCATGAAGGTCCTGTAACTTGCCTCGCGTTGGATTCTGCCAGAATTTACAGTGGCTCATGGGATATGAGTGTTCGTGTATGGGACCGGGCTCGATTGAAATGCTTGAGGACATTGAGGCATGGAGACTGGGTGTGGGCTCTTGCTCCTCGTGGAGGCACTATTGCTAGCACAGCTGGTAAAGATGTCTATGTTTGGGACATTGAGCATGGAGACCCGATAACTGTAATCAGTAATGCTCATGTGGGCAATGCACATTGTTTAGCCCGGAGCCACTTGGGGGATCTTTTGTTCACAGGAGGGGAAGATGGTGTCGTTCACATGTTTGAGATCACCGAAAACTGTGATGATGAAGACATCGGGCCAGCTGCTACTTGGATTCCCCATACTGGTCCTGTACATTCTCTTGCTTTCGAGTTTCCTTGGCTCGTGTCCTCTTCAAGTGATGGTAGACTTGCACTGATTGATGTGAGGAAACTGTTGAAGTCAAGCCAGTGTTCCTTATCAAGGCAATGCGTCAGGGTCAAGCAGTCTGCTCCAGATGTGGTGGAACCTCCCCAGAGAATGCTGCACGGATTTGGGTGCAATCTTTTCTCCGTGGATATTGGTGCTGATAGGATCGTATGTGGTGGTGAGGAAGGTGTGGTTAGGGTCTGGAACTTCTCGCAGGCACTGGAGATTGAGAGAAGGGTTCAAGCTCTGCGAAGCATCAGGCAGGAGAACCGGATGAGGCGGCGCAAGGCTCAGATTGAAATGAATGGCAACACTGGGCGAACTGATCAGTGTTCGGTTGCAGCTAAGAGGAATCAGTTGAACGGGGACCGGAACGGTATTTGGCATAGTAAGCGTGGCGTGAGCGGGAAACTCAAGGCCTAG
- the LOC103713829 gene encoding CRM-domain containing factor CFM9, mitochondrial isoform X1, with translation MTSLFNMWALRNFQRRCLKTMFLLQNRSSLFGDISLQMQSNNVVKLKLPNEMYSPSMSMLSWVSASRLMSTTQGRSMRSKVEKRMRRETGKTLREIRRAKKLRKKLMTEEERLIYNLRRAKKKVALLLQKLKKYELPDLPPPRHDPELLTPEQLQAYKKIGFRNRNYVPVGVRGVFGGVVQNMHLHWKFHETVQVCCDNFPKEKIKEMATMLARLSGGIVVNIHNVKTVIMFRGRNYRQPKNLIPINTLTKRKALFKARFEQALESQKLNIKKIEQQLRRKGVNPEDPVAMASIQRVASTFFRAIDEKQGTPYVFHGDRQPTSETIDMPEDAPDLPSEDSDQEELDRFIAEIEDAADQEWAAEEAAEKEESTRIRYWGTDDTGMQGRSPKWRGDSEDVDGDHGRRWNSVSSRQRNTAVRKWDSGDEISDASEGEDWDSDDEVGEGVANIDSDTDREDYTHRSLASKREKSSSLGREEALLTRTGSRSLRERANEVDAESDGDMLGDADDGLWETDDEEKHGSPAFRGNIYDYHSGSDEEDGNSYGRENAGIGESKKRIDDSWDSD, from the exons ATGACATCACTGTTCAACATGTGGGCATTAAGGAACTTTCAAAGGCGTTGTTTGAAGACCATGTTCCTTCTTCAAAACAG GAGTTCTTTGTTTGGAGATATATCATTGCAGATGCAATCCAATAATGTTGTCAAACTAAAGTTACCAAATGAAATGTACTCCCCTTCCATGTCTATGTTGAGTTGGGTAAGTGCGTCTCGGTTGATGTCTACAACCCAAGGAAGGAGCATGAGGAGCAAAGTGGAGAAGAGAATGCGGCGAGAAACAGGAAAAACCCTAAGGGAAATCCGGCGTGCAAAGAAATTGAGAAAGAAGTTAATGACGGAAGAAGAGAGGCTTATATACAACTTAAGACGA GCCAAGAAAAAGGTGGCTTTGCTCCTACAGAAACTGAAGAAATATGAGCTACCAGATTTACCTCCTCCTCGTCATGATCCTGAACTTCTAACCCCAGAGCAGCTTCAAGCTTATAAAAAGATTGGCTTCAGAAATAGAAATTATGTACCAGTTGGAGTCCGTGGAGTCTTTGGAGGAGTTGTGCAGAACATGCATCTCCACTGGAAGTTTCATGAGACTGTGCAAGTTTGTTGTGATAACTTTCCCAAGGAAAAAATTAAAGAGATGGCAACGATGCTTGCAAGATTAAGTGGGGGTATTGTGGTTAACATACACAATGTAAAAACAGTTATCATGTTTCGTGGAAGAAATTATCGCCAACCAAAAAATCTGATACCCATTAACACACTTACTAAAAGGAAG GCATTGTTCAAGGCAAGGTTTGAGCAGGCTCTTGAATCGCAGAAGTTAAACATCAAGAAAATAGAACAGCAGCTACGTCGCAAGGGTGTCAACCCTGAGGACCCAGTTGCTATGGCCAGCATCCAGAGAGTGGCTTCCACCTTCTTCCGAGCTATTGATGAGAAGCAAGGAACTCCCTATGTCTTTCATGGGGACAGGCAGCCAACTTCCGAGACTATTGACATGCCAGAGGATGCTCCTGACCTACCTTCTGAAGACAGTGACCAAGAGGAGCTTGACCGCTTCATTGCAGAAATAGAGGATGCGGCAGACCAGGAGTGGGCGGCAGAGGAAGCAGCAGAAAAAGAAGAGTCAACACGAATAAGGTACTGGGGGACAGATGATACGGGGATGCAAGGTAGGAGTCCAAAATGGAGAGGTGATTCAGAAGATGTGGATGGGGACCATGGAAGACGTTGGAATAGTGTTAGTAGCAGGCAAAGAAACACAGCTGTAAGAAAATGGGATAGTGGTGACGAGATCTCTGATGCATCAGAAGGTGAGGATTGGGACTCGGATGATGAAGTGGGTGAGGGGGTAGCTAATATTGATAGTGACACAGATAGGGAAGATTATACACACAGAAGTCTGGCCAGCAAAAGAGAGAAGAGCAGCAGTCTTGGGCGGGAAGAAGCTCTTCTTACAAGGACAGGTAGCAGAAGTTTGAGAGAAAGAGCTAATGAAGTGGATGCAGAGTCAGATGGTGATATGCTTGGGGATGCAGATGATGGGTTGTGGGAAACAGATGATGAGGAGAAACATGGTTCACCAGCTTTTAGAGGCAATATATATGATTACCACAGTGGCAGTGATGAAGAAGACGGTAACAGCTATGGTAGAGAAAATGCTGGGATAGGTGAATCGAAAAAAAGAATTGATGATAGTTGGGACAGTGACTAA
- the LOC103713829 gene encoding CRM-domain containing factor CFM9, mitochondrial isoform X2, producing MAKKKVALLLQKLKKYELPDLPPPRHDPELLTPEQLQAYKKIGFRNRNYVPVGVRGVFGGVVQNMHLHWKFHETVQVCCDNFPKEKIKEMATMLARLSGGIVVNIHNVKTVIMFRGRNYRQPKNLIPINTLTKRKALFKARFEQALESQKLNIKKIEQQLRRKGVNPEDPVAMASIQRVASTFFRAIDEKQGTPYVFHGDRQPTSETIDMPEDAPDLPSEDSDQEELDRFIAEIEDAADQEWAAEEAAEKEESTRIRYWGTDDTGMQGRSPKWRGDSEDVDGDHGRRWNSVSSRQRNTAVRKWDSGDEISDASEGEDWDSDDEVGEGVANIDSDTDREDYTHRSLASKREKSSSLGREEALLTRTGSRSLRERANEVDAESDGDMLGDADDGLWETDDEEKHGSPAFRGNIYDYHSGSDEEDGNSYGRENAGIGESKKRIDDSWDSD from the exons ATG GCCAAGAAAAAGGTGGCTTTGCTCCTACAGAAACTGAAGAAATATGAGCTACCAGATTTACCTCCTCCTCGTCATGATCCTGAACTTCTAACCCCAGAGCAGCTTCAAGCTTATAAAAAGATTGGCTTCAGAAATAGAAATTATGTACCAGTTGGAGTCCGTGGAGTCTTTGGAGGAGTTGTGCAGAACATGCATCTCCACTGGAAGTTTCATGAGACTGTGCAAGTTTGTTGTGATAACTTTCCCAAGGAAAAAATTAAAGAGATGGCAACGATGCTTGCAAGATTAAGTGGGGGTATTGTGGTTAACATACACAATGTAAAAACAGTTATCATGTTTCGTGGAAGAAATTATCGCCAACCAAAAAATCTGATACCCATTAACACACTTACTAAAAGGAAG GCATTGTTCAAGGCAAGGTTTGAGCAGGCTCTTGAATCGCAGAAGTTAAACATCAAGAAAATAGAACAGCAGCTACGTCGCAAGGGTGTCAACCCTGAGGACCCAGTTGCTATGGCCAGCATCCAGAGAGTGGCTTCCACCTTCTTCCGAGCTATTGATGAGAAGCAAGGAACTCCCTATGTCTTTCATGGGGACAGGCAGCCAACTTCCGAGACTATTGACATGCCAGAGGATGCTCCTGACCTACCTTCTGAAGACAGTGACCAAGAGGAGCTTGACCGCTTCATTGCAGAAATAGAGGATGCGGCAGACCAGGAGTGGGCGGCAGAGGAAGCAGCAGAAAAAGAAGAGTCAACACGAATAAGGTACTGGGGGACAGATGATACGGGGATGCAAGGTAGGAGTCCAAAATGGAGAGGTGATTCAGAAGATGTGGATGGGGACCATGGAAGACGTTGGAATAGTGTTAGTAGCAGGCAAAGAAACACAGCTGTAAGAAAATGGGATAGTGGTGACGAGATCTCTGATGCATCAGAAGGTGAGGATTGGGACTCGGATGATGAAGTGGGTGAGGGGGTAGCTAATATTGATAGTGACACAGATAGGGAAGATTATACACACAGAAGTCTGGCCAGCAAAAGAGAGAAGAGCAGCAGTCTTGGGCGGGAAGAAGCTCTTCTTACAAGGACAGGTAGCAGAAGTTTGAGAGAAAGAGCTAATGAAGTGGATGCAGAGTCAGATGGTGATATGCTTGGGGATGCAGATGATGGGTTGTGGGAAACAGATGATGAGGAGAAACATGGTTCACCAGCTTTTAGAGGCAATATATATGATTACCACAGTGGCAGTGATGAAGAAGACGGTAACAGCTATGGTAGAGAAAATGCTGGGATAGGTGAATCGAAAAAAAGAATTGATGATAGTTGGGACAGTGACTAA